A single genomic interval of Armigeres subalbatus isolate Guangzhou_Male chromosome 1, GZ_Asu_2, whole genome shotgun sequence harbors:
- the LOC134206059 gene encoding uncharacterized protein K02A2.6-like: MFVDSGSDANLIIADSWELLKTKRVDVRCCQKGSSKILKAYGSQTPLDILGTFSASITVGGRTVNADFFVVVKGQRNLLGDTTAKELGVLKIGMDICRVAKPIDQELSPFPKIKDVQVHIQMDPNIVPVFQPLRRIPIPLEDAVNKKLDDLLARDIIEKKTGPATWVSLLLVANKANGEIRLCVDLRRVNQAVIRDRHPMPVIEDVLAIVGRGNVWSTLDVKDAFFLLELDEASRDVVTFISHRGLYRFKRLPFGLVSAPEIFQRTMDEMLTDCEGAYWYLDDVGVEGRTVEEHDSRLKKV; this comes from the coding sequence ATGTTCGTCGATTCTGGATCGGACGCAAACCTGATCATTGCAGATTCATGGGAGCTATTGAAGACTAAACGTGTCGACGTGCGTTGTTGTCAGAAGGGCAGCTCTAAAATACTGAAAGCGTATGGAAGTCAAACTCCTTTAGATATCTTGGGAACATTCAGCGCCTCCATCACCGTCGGTGGTCGAACGGTCAACGCCGATTTTTTCGTCGTTGTTAAAGGTCAACGAAACCTTCTTGGAGACACAACTGCAAAAGAACTTGGAGTCCTCAAAATTGGAATGGATATTTGTCGAGTTGCCAAACCAATCGACCAGGAGCTGTCACCTTTTCCGAAGATAAAGGATGTGCAAGTCCATATCCAGATGGATCCAAACATTGTACCGGTATTTCAACCGCTCCGTCGAATTCCTATTCCACTGGAGGATGCTGTCAATAAAAAGCTGGATGACCTATTGGCAAGGGATATCATCGAGAAGAAGACAGGCCCAGCAACCTGGGTCTCTCTCTTACTGGTTGCAAATAAGGCGAACGGCGAAATAAGGCTCTGTGTTGACTTGAGGCGTGTGAATCAAGCAGTAATCCGTGACCGCCATCCAATGCCGGTAATAGAAGACGTGCTGGCTATAGTAGGGCGAGGAAATGTGTGGAGCACGTTGGACGTCAAAGATGCCTTTTTCCTATTGGAACTGGATGAAGCATCCAGGGATGTCGTAACCTTCATATCGCATCGAGGCCTTTACCGATTCAAGCGTTTGCCTTTTGGCCTCGTGTCCGCTCCCGAGATATTTCAGCGCACAATGGACGAGATGCTCACTGACTGTGAGGGAGCATATTGGTATCTCGACGATGTAGGAGTTGAAGGTCGTACCGTAGAAGAGCATGACTCTCGTTTAAAAAAGGTATAA